In Helianthus annuus cultivar XRQ/B chromosome 9, HanXRQr2.0-SUNRISE, whole genome shotgun sequence, the following are encoded in one genomic region:
- the LOC110875027 gene encoding uncharacterized protein LOC110875027 yields the protein MNYSSSFYRLLKTVGSSSLSFGNVFHGPSIGMLKQYHNIPCPNIEDESEAEPFSLIMTDKVRRNLVFDRWRNSIFDRKELGPGMVLFKNYLTHMGQVDIVNICQKWAMGPGGFYHPSNRSGAKLRLHMMCFGRLWDPVTKYEKSYRSDGSAPPPLPYEFISLAENAIQDAQVHGLPSMLPDICVANLYSIYDRLGLHQDCDEHVGGLDRGLPVVSISIGNSAEFLYGHTRDENTLEKVLLESGDVLIFGGKSRLIFHGVKKILSDSGPSQLFQETLLKGGRLNLTLKHH from the exons ATGAATTATTCGAGCAGCTTTTACCGGTTATTGAAAACCGTGGGATCTTCATCTCTGTCTTTTGGG AATGTATTTCATGGCCCTTCAATTGgaatgttgaagcagtatcacaACATTCCTTGTCCCAACATTGAGGATGAAAGTGAAGCAGAACCATTTAGTTTAATCATGACAGACAAGGTGAGAAGAAATTTAGTGTTTGATAGGTGGAGAAATTCTATATTTGATCGTAAAGAACTTGGACCTGGAATGGTGCTCTTCAAGAATTACCTCACCCACATGGGCCAG GTTGATATAGTGAATATATGTCAAAAGTGGGCTATGGGTCCGGGGGGTTTTTACCACCCTAGTAACCGAAGTGGAGCTAAACTTCGATTGCATATGATGTGTTTTGGTCGACTGTGGGATCCAGTAACAAAGTATGAGAAAAGTTACAGAAGTGATGGTTCTGCACCACCACCGCTTCCATATGAATTTATTTCATTAGCTGAAAACGCAATTCAAGATGCCCAAGTCCATGGACTTCCTTCAATGCTCCCAGATATTTGTGTAGCCAATTTATATTCAATCTATGATCGACTCGGCCTTCATCAG GATTGCGATGAGCATGTTGGTGGTCTAGATAGAGGATTGCCTGTAGTTTCCATCTCCATTGGCAACTCTGCTGAATTCTTGTATGGCCATACTAGAGATGAAAACACGTTAGAAAAGGTTTTGTTAGAATCAGGTGATGTATTGATATTCGGTGGCAAGTCTAGACTTATTTTTCACGGGGTGAAGAAAATCTTGTCAGATTCAGGTCCCTCGCAGTTATTTCAAGAAACCTTGCTTAAGGGAGGCCGTCTAAACCTTACGTTAAAACACCATTGA